The window CGCCGATAAGGGTAGACGGAAGCAGGGGGAAGAGAATCTTCCCCCTGCTCTTTGCACCTGGGTCAACGATCTTTGTTGGTTACGCTTATGGCAATTTTCCTTATGGTGTAGAAGCTGCAAACGCAGATTCCCTTCGGGAATGACAAGCAAAGGCGAAAGCGATTTTAAAACAGCTGTGATGTTGCTCTAGATTGCCAGCGTTGCGATGACGCTCTTTGCTTTTCTCAGGTAGAGGCCGTTGGAGAAGCGGTAGGGGCCGATGAAGTGGATGAAGGCCGCTTCGTTATATGGCACGTCGGGGTGCGCCCAGTGAGAGAGATACTTCGGAGACGGTAGTGGCACAGCACCGTCAGAGTTTGCGATGAGCAGATTCGATGTCAGTTGTTCGCTGCCCCATTCATTCCACTGCTGCCCTGCGAGACGCTGCATGAGTTCGGAGAACCACTCGATCTTTTTCCTGTCGATCGATCCTTTTGCGAAGCCGTTGAAGCCTGCGTTGCCGCGAACGTATTGGAGAGACGCGCTCTCCGGAAGCTTGTCGAAGGATCGCTCACACACGGCCTGCACCATGGGGTGAAGATTGGTCTTCGAGCGAAGGCATGCATCCGTCATGGACTCTATCTCGGGAAAAGACCTGTCGCCGAGGAGCGTGAAGCTGTGGTTGCCTTCGACGCACTGCTGGACTTCAGGGATCGCGCTTGCAGTGAGGGTGTCGGAGTCGAGCTGCACGACGAAGGTGTTATGAACGAGGTCGCTGATGAGAAGGAGACGCTCCCAGCAACTGCCCTTCGGTGTTTTGGCGGGAGCAACGTCGGAGATGGGCACGATGGTTGCTTCCGGAATGTGAGCCTGGATGGTGGCGTGGTCGGCCTTTGTGAGCGTCCCGTCGTTCAGGATGACGACCCGCGGGTTGCGTCCAAACTGTCGGCAGAAGGACTTCGCAGCCAGCAGGTACATGAGGACTTCGCCGTGACAGACCATCGAAACTAGTGTTACGGATGGGTCGTTGGTGCGGATTTGCGGTGTGCTGAGGAGGGAGCGGCAGTTGAAGTCGAACCAGGCCCTTTGCAAGGTCCGCCGTGCGCGAAAAAACATACGTAAAACCTCTCCCTAAGCCCTTGCTTATTGTTTCGCGCTGTCGGTTGTTGGACAAGTGCTTTTCGAACGACGGTGAGCACGCGCCGTGGCACTTTTGTGGGACGCCCGATGATTCAGGTTACATCAGAGGTTATCGGCCGAGAAGCCGCGAGGCATTTTGTGTTCGGGTGGGGCGGGTTATTTCAGATACGTGTGCCAAATCGGAACAGTAGAGCGATGGAATCGATGTGCAATACCCCATCCGGCTCACTTCTTTCGATTTCGATGGACGGGGCTCCGTGGGAGAATAGACCTGAAGTTGCCGATGCAACTTCGAGCCGATGTCACGGGCAGGAACCAGCGGGAGATTTGCAGGCAATGCCGAAAGTCGACGTTATTATTCCGACGTACAACACAGCGAAGTATCTACCAATCGCACTTGAAAGCGTTATTGCGCAGACTTTTGAGGATTGGAGAATTTTGCTGATTGATGACGGCAGCACGGATGACACGGCCAGCGTTGTTGCTCCTTATCTCACTCAACTGGGCGACAAGATTAGATACATTCGCCAAGCGAATAGTGGAGTATCGGCGGCGCGGAATAACGGGCTTCGCAACGCATCTGCGGAGTTTATTGCGTTATTGGATGCCGACGATGTGTGGCTGCCTTGTCGTTTGTCCGAATCGCTGAAGTGCTTTGAGGGACGCCCAAAGGTGGGACTGGCTTACGGGCTCATCTCGCGTATCGATGCGGATGGAGCGGTGATTGATACGTTTGCGGGGAACAAGAAGCATGCCGAAGGATGTGTCGCTCGCTACATTTATATGCGGCGGATACAACTGCCGACTTCTTCGATGACGTTTCGTAAGGAGTGCGTCGACAAGGTGGGTGGGTTCGATGAGAGTCTGCGGCAGACAGAGGATCGGGACCTGTGGCTTCGTATGGCATTTCACTATGAGGTGGCGTTTGCTCCTACGGTGATATCGCTCTACAGGACCGCAGGGGAGTCGCTGACGACGGACACGAACGGTATGTTGAGGGCGCAGCTTCAGTTTATTGAGAAGCACTATGGTTCGCCTGGATGCGGCATCGTGGCTCGGCGTGTGGCGCTGAGTTATATCTACCGGCAACGGGCGGAGGCTTTTGGGATTCGTAAACAGATGTGGGGAGCGGTGAAGAGTTCGCTGCGCGCGCTGGCGCTTAATCCATTGGACATTAGCAATGCCAGGACGGCGGGGTCGCTGCTCTTGCGCTCTGCCGGTATCTATCGGTAGTTTTGGGGGCTACAACTTCGCGGCTAAGGCGTTCTCGTGAAGAGATGCGTTCGCTGTTTTGTTTGTGTCCTGGCTTGCGCCCTGGACCTGAAAGAGAAGCAGGTTTTCGCCCTGAAGGATGACGTCGAGGTTGTTTTCTCCGAGTCGCTTGAAGACGTTTCTGCTGGTGCCCTGCCCGGGCATGAGCCAATCGTGCAGCTCGATGATCATGACGGCGGTCTGGGCGAGCCATGGAGTCGGTTCCAGAAATACCTGCGCTTCGGCTCCTTCAATGTCCATCTTCACGAGAAAGAGACGGTTCTTCTCTTCGAGTTGAAGAACTTCGGGGATGGTGTACGCGCGGAGTATGTTGGGCTTTCCGGCGCCATCAGCGATTGGCAGCTCACGAAGTTGGAATGAGGCGCTGCCGGAGAGAGGATTCTGAATCTCAAGATGGCATGGCTTGTTCCATACGCCGCCGTTGAGGCAGATGACGTTTGGATAGGCTGCGGTGTTTTGCTGAAGAAGATTGAAGTTGCTCTTGTCTGGTTCGATGCAGTAGAGCGTGGCTTCGGGGAAGCGGGAGGCGAACCACACTGCAGAGAGTCCGATGTGACCGCCGCAATCGACGATGATGGGCCGGTTGCCATCGGAGAGAATCTTCTTGTAGGTGTCACTGACCCGGCTTGCCTGTGGCAAGGAGTGGAAGTCGTTCTCCTTCATGATCATGATCTGCCAGAATATCGGCAGATCCTGCCGGCGGAGTTGTATGGGAGCTGGCAGATGTGGCAGCTGAAGTTGAATGGACTGGCCCGTTTGAAACAGCAGAGAGAGCCACAGGCGGATGCCGTCTGTCATGCCAAATACACGAATAAATTTGAGGAGCTGACGCAGCCGCGATGTTGGCATGACTTAGTATCCTTTAGTTCCGAAAAGCTCCGCAATAACCTAATGGTCGGAGTTAATTCTGAGTTGCCCCGATGTCGTAGCCACCTGACGCCGGCCTGGGCTTTCCTTCGTAGTCTGCTCCAACTTCCGGGAGTGTTGCGCCAGCGCCACGGGCGGGGCTCGATGGAGAGAGATGAACGTTGAAGTTGTCTAGGTCTTTTTCCGAGTTGAAGTGTGGCTGGGAGACGAATTTGGGATCGTCGCACCGTTCGCCGGGGTGTCCTGTCGGGCAGTGGAGACCTCTCAAGCCGTAGAAGATGTTGTTGCTTCGGACGATGTGGCCGATTGGCTTTTGAAAGTAGAAGCCTCCGGGGCCTCCGGGTTTGCCGCCGAGGTTGTATGTTTTGGGATTGTCGTAGCCGAGGACGATGTTGTTTTTGAAGATGAGGGTGCTGTTCGAGCAGCTCGCATCCCAGCAGTCGATGTCGAAGGTGGTTGGTGCGTAGGTAATGATGGTGTTGTTGGCGAAGAGAACGGTGCCGCCCTGGCGAAAGTCGAATGGCAGGGCGTCTTCTGCGCGGCAGAAGTCGGCAAGGTGCGCGTTGTAGGCGGTGGGTTGTCCTGGGATGGGGTCGGCCATGCGGCGACAGTTGCCGATTGCGATGTTGTTGGTGAAGACGGCGGGATTTTCGTTGGCGCCCCACTTGAATGAGCCGCCGCCGTTGCCGTAGGCGATGGAGTTGGTGATCTTGAGGGGGCAGTTGGTGCCCTTGTCGCCGTGTCCGAGATCGAGTCCGTCCTGGGTGTTGTAGCTGAAGTTCGAGTGGTCGATGTTTACCGCGAGACACATTCCCATTGGAGTGCCGACGCCGTCGCCATATCCGCCGTTGCTTTGGCCGTAGCAGGAGATGGCTCCAGTGCCGGGATAGGCCTGGTTGCAACCGTTCCACTCGATGGTGGAGTAGTTGAAGTTCCAGACGCCGTTGACGCTTGCTGTGGCGTTACCGTCGTCGAAGTCCCAGCCGGCGGCTCCGTTGTAGGCGATATCGCATCGTGTGCAGGTGACGACTCCGCCGATGGGGCCTTTGATGCCGCGGCCGAGGTGACCGTGAATCCACATGTCCTGGAGGAGGAGATCGTGGGTGTGGACGTCGGTGATGACGCCGTCGGAGTCGTAGTCATCGACCGGTGTGCTGCGATTGCAGGGGGCGGGGTTTGGGGGATCACCGAAGAAGATGCACTGCGAATGGCGAGTTACTTCGAGGCATTCGATATCGACATACTGCGCGCCCTTTAGGTTGAGAGGCGTCCAGAGGCCAAAGCCGCCGAATATCTGCGTGAGCTTGGATCGGTCTGTGGTTCCACCATGCGAACAGGTTGCGTAGTTTTCTCCGAGAATGCGAGTGTGCTGCGCGGGCGTTCCGGATGGAATGACGGGGTTGCTGCAACTGGAGGTGCCGCCACCTAAGCACCAGGTGTAGCCTGCGCCTTTGCCTGTGGCGGCGTCCCAGCCGACTCGCCAGGGGCCTCCGCGAATGATGACGGTGTCACCGCCAGCGATGACCCATGCGTCGTTGTTGTAGGTCTGGTCATCCCAGAGATAGCGGTAGTCGCTGAAGGCGCAATGTTGGCCTGATCCTTTGTGATAGGGTGCGTCTGTTTTGCCGTCGCACTGCCCGGGATGTTCTTTTGAAGAGCGTGTGCCTCCATCGTGGCGGATGTACCAGGTTTCTGCTGACAGAGGTAGTGAAGCTAAGAGAGCAAAGAACAAAAACAGAGCGGTACGGCGAAGGATCATGGTTCAACGGCTCCCATGGAAGGCGGATTCGGACGGTTGACACCGTTGTAGTCGGTGGCCGGCACGCCTGTATAGGTTATCCCGGTTCCCGCCGCTGCGCTGCCGGAGGAGATATTGAAGTTGAAGGCGTCGAGCTCGGACTGAGTGAAGGTGGTGCCGGTTCCGGCGGGCTGATTGATGAAGTCGGGTGTGACGCACTTCTCGTTGGCGTATCCGGTGGGGCAGGTGAAGCCGTGTCCGATGCCGTAATAAATGTTGTTGCTGCGGTTGATGGTGCCTATGACCGTGCCGGAGGTGCTGCCGTTGGGCGCGGGCTCCTGGTAGTACCAGGCTCCGGGGCCGCCTTGTTGGCCGCCGAGGCTGTACGTTGAGGGGTTGTCGTAGCCGACGACGATGTTGTCGTGGAAGTTGAGTACCGCGCCGCCACATCCGTTGTTATTACCGCCCTGGCCGGGCGAGTCCCAGCAGGAGATATCGAAGATGGTGGGCGAGTAGGTGACGATGGTGTTGTTGGAGATGGTGAAGTTGCTGTTCTGACGGAAGTCGAAGGGGAACGTGTCGTCGGCGCGGCAGAAGTCGGAGAGATTAGCGTTGTAGGTGCTTGGTGCGCCGGCAATGGGAGCTGAAAGTCTCATGCAGTCTCCAATGGCGACGTTGTTTGTGATGACAGCGGTGCCGAAGTTGCCTCCGATCTTGAAGGTTCCTCCGCTGTTGGAGTAGGCAATGGAGTTTGTGATACTGAGGGTGTAGGGTCCGCCGGTGTCGACGTGGCCGAAGTCGAGTCCGTCCTGCGTGTTGTAGATGAACTTAGAGTGATCGATAGTGGCTGAGAGGCCTGTGCCGTGTGGTGTGCCGACGCCGTCACCGTAGCCTCCGCTGCTTTGGCCATAGCAGGAGACGACCGGGATGGTATGCACCGCGGGATACTCCTGGTTGCATCCGCTCCACTCGATGGTGGAGTAGAGGAACTGCCAGTTGCCGTTGACGATCGGGGTGGCGTTGCCGTCATCGAAGTCCCAGCCTGCGCCTCCGTTGAAGGCTATATCGCATCGAAGACAGGTGACCAGGCCGCCGATGGGTCCCTTGATGCCGCGACCGATGTGGCCGTGGATCCAAAGATCCTGCATGAGCAGGTCGTGGGTGGTGTTGTCGGTGTGGATGCCGTCGGAGTCGTAGTCGTCTATTGGTGAGCTGCTGGAGCAACTGGAGGGGATGGCCGGACTGCCAAAGGCGATGCATTGAGAGTGGCGGGTGATCTCGAGGCATTCCACGTCGACGTACTTGGCGCCGGTGAGATTGAGCGCTTCCGTGACACCGAAGCCGCCGAAGATCTGGGTGAGCTGCGAGCGGTTGGTGACGCCGCCGCTGCTGCAGGCGGCGTAGTTCTCGCCGAGGATGCGGGTGTGCTGGGTGGCTGTGCCGGCGGGGATCGGGGGGTTATAGCAGCCGAAGTTGCCGCCGCCACCGAAGCACCAGGTGTAGCCGGCGCCGCAGCCTGCTCCGCTGCAGCTGCCGGGTTGTGCATCGAAGCCGATGCGCCATGGGCCGCCGCGGATGATGACGGTGTCACCGCCAGCGATGACCCAGGCGTTGTTGCCGTAGCTCTGGTCGTCCCAGAGATAGCGCGGGTCTTTGAAGGCGCAGTGCTGGTTGGTGCCCGAGCCGGAGTAGGCGGTGTCGGATTTGCCGTCGCACTGGCCTGCGGTCTGGTTGGCGGAGTAGCGCGTGCCGCCGTCGGAACGGATGTACCAGGTTGTGCCCGGGCCCGTTGGTGCGGCAGCGGAGACGGTGATCGACGCGGATGCGGACTTGGCCTGAGCGGGGTTGCTGTTGTCGGTTACGGTCGTGGTGAAGGTGGAGGTGCCGGTTGCAGAGGGCGTGCCGGAGATGGTGCCAGTGGTTGCTGCGAGAGTGAGACCTGCGGGAAGGCTGCCTGAGCTGATCGACCACGTGTACGACGGTGTTCCACCGATTGCAGACAGCGGTGCTGAGTAGGCTGTGCCATCTGTGCCTGACGGTAGAGTGCCGGTTGTGATCGTCAGCGGTGCCGCTGCGATGGTGAAGGAGATCGAGGAAGACTTCGTCTGAACGGGGCTCGAAGAGTCTGTAACCTTCACGGTAACAGTTACGGTTGAAGCTGCGGTTGGTGTTCCGGAGATGACGCCGGTGCTCGTGGCAATCGTCAATCCTGTGGGCAGGCTACCGGAGGTGATGGACCAGCTGTACGGTGTAGCGCCGCCAGTCGCAGTCAGGGTCGCGGTGTAGGCCTGGTTGGTAACGCCGGAGGGCAAGGTGGATGAGGTAATCGTGAGCGGCGGCGTCGCGGCGGTGACGGTGAAGGAGATGTTGGCGGTCGCGAGCTGCTGCACTGCACTTGAATCCTTGACCATGACTGAGAGCGGGAAGCTGCCGCTCGCTGTTGGTGTGCCGGAGATGCTGCCGGTGTTGGCGTTGAGGCTGAGCCCCGCTGGCAGGGTGCCGGAGGTGATCGACCAGACGAAGGGTGCGGTGCCTCCGGTTGCTGTTAGGGTCTTCGAGTAGCTTGTGCCTTGAGTGGCGGAGGGTAAGGAAGTAGTGGTGATTGAGATTGGTGGTGGTGCAATGACGAACGAGATGGTCGCCGATGTGGTTTGAGCGGGGCTTGATGCGTCTTTCACCGTTACGGTGATAGGGAAGCTGCCGTTTGCGGTTGGCGTGCCGGAGATGAGGCCGGTAGTGGCGGCGAGGCTAAGTCCGGCTGGCAGACTGCCGGAGGTGATCGACCAGTTGTAAGGAGTGGTGCCTCCGGTTGCTGCGAGGGACTTCGAGTAGCTGATGCCCTGTGTTCCGGAGGGTAAGGATGTGGTGGTGATGACCAGTGCGGGAGGAGCGATGACGAGCGAGATCGATGTCGATGCGGTCTGCGTGGGACTGGAGGAGTCTGTGATGGTTGCGGTGAAGTTGAAGGTCCCATTTGCGGTTGGGGTGCCGGAGATGACGCCTGTGCTCGCCGCGAGGCTGAGGCCGGCAGGGAGGCTGCCGGAGCTGATGGACCAGGTGTAGGGTGTGGTGCCTCCGGTTGCCATCAGGGACTTGGAATAACTTGTGCCCTGTGTACCGTTCGGGAAGGCGGAGACCGTGACCGCCAGTGCTGGTGGTGCGACGACGAGTGAGAGCAGGATGGATTTGGTCTGTGCAGGGCTCGATGCATCCGCGACGGTTGCCGTGAAGCTGAATGTGCCGGTGGCTGTTGGCGTGCCGGAGACGATGCCTGTGGTTGTGCCCAGAGTGAGTCCGGCGGGGAGGCTGCCGCTTGTGATGGACCACGTGTACGGCGTGGTGCCGCCGTTTGCCTGCAGGCCATTCGAGTAGTTCGTGCCTTGAGTTCCGAATGGCAGTGACGAGGTGATGATGGAAAGCGCTGGTGGCGCGACGAGAAACGAGATCGGTGCGGATGCGGTCTGTGCGGGACTGGAAGAGTCAGAGACGGTCGCGGTGAAGGTGATGGCTCCGCTGGCGGTTGGTGTGCCGGAGAGGAGGCCGGTAGCGGGCGCGAGGCTAAACCCGGCGGGCAGGCTGCCACTGGTGACGGACCAGGTGTATGGTGCGGTTCCTCCAGTCGCGTTGAGCGTGGCGTTGTAGAGAGTGTTCGTTGTTCCGCCGTGGAGCGTGGCCGATGTAATCGCAAGTGGAGATCCTGCGGCGACTACGCTGAGTGGCAACGTGGCGGTGGCGGTCTGTGCTGAAGACGCCGAGTCTTTGACGGTCACGCTGACGGTGAAGCTGCCGCTGGCGGTGGGGGTGCCAGAGACTACGCCTGTGGTTGCGCCCAGGGTGAGTCCGGCGGGCAGGCTGCCACCGGTAACCGACCAGGTGAACGGAGGGGTGCCTCCGCTGATGTGGAGGGTGCTGGAGTAGCTTGAGCCCTGTGTTCCGGCGGGGAGTGCGGCGGTGGCGATGGTGAGCGTTGCCGGAGCGATGACAAGCGTGACCTGAGCCGACCTGGTTTGGAATGGGGTTGCTGCATCGGCGACGGAGACTGTGAAGTTGAAGGTTCCACTGGCGGTCGGTGTGCCGGAGACGACTCCCGTTGTTGCGCCAAGGCTGAGGCCGGATGGCAGACTGCCGGAGGTTACCGACCAGGTGTAGGGAGCGGTTCCTCCAGTGGCTTCGAGGGCGTTGGAGTAACCGGAGCCGTTGGTTCCGGAGGGTAGCGTCGCGGAGGTGATGGAGAGGGTTGTGGGAGCGATGACGAGCGAGATCTGAGCTGATTTGCTCTGGGCCGGGCTTGATGCATCTGAAACGGAGGCTGTGAAGTTGAAGGTTCCGCTGGCGGTTGGTGTGCCTGAGACTGCTCCTGTCGTTGCGCCGAGGCTGAGACCGGATGGCAGACTGCCTGAGGTCACGGACCAGGTGTAGGGAGCGGTGCCTCCAGTGGCCTGCAGGGCATTGGAGTAGCCGGCACCGTCTGTTCCGGAGGGCAGAGCTGCAGAGACGATGGAGAGTGTCGCCGGAGCGACGACAAGTGAGATTGAAGCTGATTTGGTTTGCGTGGGGTTTGACGAGTCCGCGACCGAGGCCGTGAAGTTGAAGGTTCCGATTGCGGTGGGAGAGCCCAGGACTGCGCCGCTGGTTGCAAGATTCAGTCCGGCAGGCAGGGTGCCTGAGGTGATGGACCAGGAGTAGGGGGCGGTGCCTCCGGCTGCCGTGAGAGTCGCGCTATAGGGCTGGTTCAACATCGCGCTGGGCAGCGTGGCGGAGGGGATCGACAGAGGTGCTCCACCGAACGCGATCGAGAACGAGAGGTTCGCGGTGACGGCCTGCATGGACACGGAGTCTTTTACCGTTATAGCAATCGGGAAGCTGCCGCTTGCTGTGGGCGTGCCGGAGATAACGCCGGTATTGGCCGCGAGGGTGAGACCGGAGGGGAGATTTCCGGACGTGATGGACCAGGAGTAGGGTGCCGTGCCGCCGGTTGCTTGCAGAAGGGTCGAGTAGGCGGTGCCGGTGGTGCCGGTTGGCAGGGAGGTGGTCGTGATCGTCAGTGGTGCAATGGGAGCGGTCTGAGCTGGTGCCACGGAAAGGGTCACGGTGGCGCTTGCAGTCTGTGAGGGCGCGCTTGCATCGACAACCGCTACGACAAACGAATACGTGCCGCTCGTGGTGGGCGTGCCGGTAACGAGGCCGGTGGTGGTGGAGAGGGTGAGGCCAGGTGGAAGCTGCCCCGAAGCGAGGCTCCACGTATAGGCAGGAGTGCCGCCAGTGGCGTCTAACGTTGCGACGTACGGGCTGCCAGCTATGCTTTGAGGTAATGAAGTCGTGGTGATTGCTAAGGGCGATGCTGTTCCGCTGGCCGCGGGCGCGATGACGACCGGCAGCGCTTGCGACTCTGCCATGGTCTGTGGGTCCTGCACCTTTAACTGAACCGTGGTCGGAGTGGAGAGGTCGTTGCTTCCGATGGTTGCGGTCAGGGTTTGGGGGTCAACTACAGTCGTGGCGAGCGGGGCTCCGTTCCAGAGCAGTACGACCGCATTTGAAAAATTTGATCCGGTGACCTTGAGCATCTGGCTCTTGGAGCCGGCTTGAATGGTCTGTGGAACAACCTGATTCATAACCGGGGCTGCTGCTCCAGTTATTCCGGAACCACACCCGATGAAAAAGATGATGAGTGTGAGGCTGATACTCGCCGCGATCTTCTTAATTGCATTTCCCAAGTCGCACCCCAAAAAACTCTTCAGTCGAACAACGCCGTTACGGCCGTACACAGGCGCCGAGGCACTCGGAGGAACGTTACCGTTTCAAAATGGACACGACAGTTCCCCGAA is drawn from Edaphobacter lichenicola and contains these coding sequences:
- a CDS encoding glycosyltransferase family A protein; this encodes MPKVDVIIPTYNTAKYLPIALESVIAQTFEDWRILLIDDGSTDDTASVVAPYLTQLGDKIRYIRQANSGVSAARNNGLRNASAEFIALLDADDVWLPCRLSESLKCFEGRPKVGLAYGLISRIDADGAVIDTFAGNKKHAEGCVARYIYMRRIQLPTSSMTFRKECVDKVGGFDESLRQTEDRDLWLRMAFHYEVAFAPTVISLYRTAGESLTTDTNGMLRAQLQFIEKHYGSPGCGIVARRVALSYIYRQRAEAFGIRKQMWGAVKSSLRALALNPLDISNARTAGSLLLRSAGIYR
- a CDS encoding beta strand repeat-containing protein — protein: MNQVVPQTIQAGSKSQMLKVTGSNFSNAVVLLWNGAPLATTVVDPQTLTATIGSNDLSTPTTVQLKVQDPQTMAESQALPVVIAPAASGTASPLAITTTSLPQSIAGSPYVATLDATGGTPAYTWSLASGQLPPGLTLSTTTGLVTGTPTTSGTYSFVVAVVDASAPSQTASATVTLSVAPAQTAPIAPLTITTTSLPTGTTGTAYSTLLQATGGTAPYSWSITSGNLPSGLTLAANTGVISGTPTASGSFPIAITVKDSVSMQAVTANLSFSIAFGGAPLSIPSATLPSAMLNQPYSATLTAAGGTAPYSWSITSGTLPAGLNLATSGAVLGSPTAIGTFNFTASVADSSNPTQTKSASISLVVAPATLSIVSAALPSGTDGAGYSNALQATGGTAPYTWSVTSGSLPSGLSLGATTGAVSGTPTASGTFNFTASVSDASSPAQSKSAQISLVIAPTTLSITSATLPSGTNGSGYSNALEATGGTAPYTWSVTSGSLPSGLSLGATTGVVSGTPTASGTFNFTVSVADAATPFQTRSAQVTLVIAPATLTIATAALPAGTQGSSYSSTLHISGGTPPFTWSVTGGSLPAGLTLGATTGVVSGTPTASGSFTVSVTVKDSASSAQTATATLPLSVVAAGSPLAITSATLHGGTTNTLYNATLNATGGTAPYTWSVTSGSLPAGFSLAPATGLLSGTPTASGAITFTATVSDSSSPAQTASAPISFLVAPPALSIITSSLPFGTQGTNYSNGLQANGGTTPYTWSITSGSLPAGLTLGTTTGIVSGTPTATGTFSFTATVADASSPAQTKSILLSLVVAPPALAVTVSAFPNGTQGTSYSKSLMATGGTTPYTWSISSGSLPAGLSLAASTGVISGTPTANGTFNFTATITDSSSPTQTASTSISLVIAPPALVITTTSLPSGTQGISYSKSLAATGGTTPYNWSITSGSLPAGLSLAATTGLISGTPTANGSFPITVTVKDASSPAQTTSATISFVIAPPPISITTTSLPSATQGTSYSKTLTATGGTAPFVWSITSGTLPAGLSLNANTGSISGTPTASGSFPLSVMVKDSSAVQQLATANISFTVTAATPPLTITSSTLPSGVTNQAYTATLTATGGATPYSWSITSGSLPTGLTIATSTGVISGTPTAASTVTVTVKVTDSSSPVQTKSSSISFTIAAAPLTITTGTLPSGTDGTAYSAPLSAIGGTPSYTWSISSGSLPAGLTLAATTGTISGTPSATGTSTFTTTVTDNSNPAQAKSASASITVSAAAPTGPGTTWYIRSDGGTRYSANQTAGQCDGKSDTAYSGSGTNQHCAFKDPRYLWDDQSYGNNAWVIAGGDTVIIRGGPWRIGFDAQPGSCSGAGCGAGYTWCFGGGGNFGCYNPPIPAGTATQHTRILGENYAACSSGGVTNRSQLTQIFGGFGVTEALNLTGAKYVDVECLEITRHSQCIAFGSPAIPSSCSSSSPIDDYDSDGIHTDNTTHDLLMQDLWIHGHIGRGIKGPIGGLVTCLRCDIAFNGGAGWDFDDGNATPIVNGNWQFLYSTIEWSGCNQEYPAVHTIPVVSCYGQSSGGYGDGVGTPHGTGLSATIDHSKFIYNTQDGLDFGHVDTGGPYTLSITNSIAYSNSGGTFKIGGNFGTAVITNNVAIGDCMRLSAPIAGAPSTYNANLSDFCRADDTFPFDFRQNSNFTISNNTIVTYSPTIFDISCWDSPGQGGNNNGCGGAVLNFHDNIVVGYDNPSTYSLGGQQGGPGAWYYQEPAPNGSTSGTVIGTINRSNNIYYGIGHGFTCPTGYANEKCVTPDFINQPAGTGTTFTQSELDAFNFNISSGSAAAGTGITYTGVPATDYNGVNRPNPPSMGAVEP
- a CDS encoding FkbM family methyltransferase translates to MPTSRLRQLLKFIRVFGMTDGIRLWLSLLFQTGQSIQLQLPHLPAPIQLRRQDLPIFWQIMIMKENDFHSLPQASRVSDTYKKILSDGNRPIIVDCGGHIGLSAVWFASRFPEATLYCIEPDKSNFNLLQQNTAAYPNVICLNGGVWNKPCHLEIQNPLSGSASFQLRELPIADGAGKPNILRAYTIPEVLQLEEKNRLFLVKMDIEGAEAQVFLEPTPWLAQTAVMIIELHDWLMPGQGTSRNVFKRLGENNLDVILQGENLLLFQVQGASQDTNKTANASLHENALAAKL